A stretch of Nitrospirota bacterium DNA encodes these proteins:
- a CDS encoding ABC transporter ATP-binding protein has translation MAPPPLKSQISDFKSQTGGGVVPPVIQFQSVSKTYKVGFFQRKVTALRNFNLDVHRGEIIGCIGPNGAGKTTAIKILLGLVRPTSGGGTILGRPFGSIDVLRRVGFLPEQPYFYQALTGEQFLRYMGGLYGLPAPDLKIRVPALIERVGLKGREGLALSKYSRGMLQRIGLAQALLPSAEVVILDEPMTGLDPLGRVFVRDLLMDLRKEGRTIFFSTHILHDVEVLCDRAMLLIGGELRKVVDLREGGKVNLEKILVQELRSAGGLG, from the coding sequence GTGGCCCCACCTCCTCTGAAATCTCAGATCTCAGATTTCAAATCCCAAACGGGCGGCGGGGTGGTCCCACCCGTCATCCAATTCCAATCGGTTTCGAAAACCTACAAGGTCGGCTTCTTCCAGAGAAAAGTCACCGCACTCCGGAATTTCAACTTGGATGTCCACCGAGGAGAAATTATCGGATGCATCGGACCGAACGGAGCGGGAAAGACGACGGCCATCAAGATTCTCCTCGGGCTGGTCCGACCGACATCCGGGGGGGGGACGATTCTCGGCCGACCCTTTGGGAGTATCGATGTGCTGCGGCGCGTGGGTTTCCTTCCCGAACAACCGTATTTCTATCAGGCGCTGACGGGCGAACAGTTTCTCCGCTACATGGGGGGGCTGTACGGCCTCCCGGCGCCGGACTTGAAAATCCGAGTGCCGGCCCTCATCGAACGCGTCGGCCTGAAAGGGCGGGAGGGCCTGGCTCTCTCCAAGTATTCGCGCGGAATGCTCCAGCGCATCGGACTGGCCCAGGCCCTTCTGCCGTCGGCCGAGGTGGTCATCCTGGACGAGCCGATGACGGGTTTGGACCCCTTGGGTCGGGTGTTTGTTCGCGACCTTCTCATGGATCTGAGAAAGGAAGGCCGGACCATCTTCTTTTCAACGCACATTCTGCATGATGTCGAAGTGCTGTGTGATCGCGCGATGCTCCTCATCGGGGGAGAACTGAGGAAAGTGGTGGACCTTCGGGAGGGCGGCAAGGTGAATCTGGAGAAGATTCTGGTTCAGGAACTCCGCTCGGCGGGAGGATTGGGGTGA
- a CDS encoding type IV toxin-antitoxin system AbiEi family antitoxin domain-containing protein: MRLGYTALAKGEVGGLGRLDRQRLAEVLRTSKGAVSLKEASRALGFSSTAAAKLLSRWAKKGWLSRVRRGLYVPVPLESRTADVPLEDPWLIAEKLYSPCYIGGWSAAAHWGLTEQIFRAVVVMTTRRPRIRNPVLKGTPFLLKTVPEGVLFGLKPVWRGQVKVFVSDEARTILDMLDDPKVGGGIRSMADMFSSYLRLRSRDMNRIIDYAIRLGNGAVFKRLGYLLERYAPDEKESLKMCRAKMPTGNAQLDPAVRGKRLITRWRLWVPESWPREKPE; encoded by the coding sequence ATGCGCTTAGGATATACTGCACTGGCCAAGGGTGAAGTGGGTGGACTCGGGAGGCTCGATAGGCAAAGACTAGCCGAGGTCCTCCGGACCTCCAAGGGAGCTGTGTCTCTAAAAGAGGCCAGCCGAGCGCTTGGATTCAGTTCGACCGCAGCGGCGAAGCTGCTGTCCCGCTGGGCCAAGAAGGGGTGGCTCTCGCGGGTTCGCCGTGGGCTCTATGTCCCCGTACCGCTCGAATCCAGGACGGCCGATGTTCCCCTCGAAGATCCTTGGCTGATCGCCGAGAAACTCTATTCTCCTTGCTACATCGGCGGGTGGAGCGCGGCAGCCCATTGGGGGCTGACGGAACAGATTTTCCGGGCGGTCGTCGTCATGACAACCCGACGTCCGCGAATACGAAATCCGGTGCTGAAAGGCACACCATTTCTGCTGAAGACTGTGCCTGAAGGTGTCCTCTTCGGGCTGAAGCCGGTTTGGCGGGGGCAAGTCAAGGTGTTCGTATCAGATGAAGCGCGGACGATTCTCGACATGCTGGATGATCCCAAGGTCGGAGGCGGAATTCGCTCCATGGCGGACATGTTCTCAAGCTACCTGAGATTAAGGAGCAGGGACATGAACCGGATCATTGATTACGCGATTCGACTCGGTAACGGTGCGGTGTTCAAACGCCTCGGCTACCTGTTGGAGCGGTACGCGCCCGACGAAAAGGAATCCCTCAAGATGTGCAGGGCGAAGATGCCCACGGGCAACGCCCAACTTGACCCGGCGGTTCGGGGCAAACGGCTCATCACCAGATGGCGTCTGTGGGTGCCTGAAAGTTGGCCAAGGGAAAAACCGGAGTGA
- a CDS encoding prepilin peptidase has translation MQAVAGVFGLFVGSFLNVCIYRIPRGLSIVWPGSFCPGCHLAIPAYDNVPVLGWLWLRGQCRRCGRHIPVRYPIVEAMAGLLAAGLFAQNGLSSTTLLHFVFACSLIVVTFIDVDFQIIPDRISLGGTIVFLLTSSFVQTDVGWQSAVIGALFGSGLLFAVAFGYAKVAKREGLGGGDVKLLAMIGAFFGWKGVLPTLFVGALMGSLVGVALMILKKADRKTAIPFGPFLALGALTYLFFGDVFNEFLFPWRGGL, from the coding sequence ATGCAGGCGGTCGCCGGCGTCTTCGGCCTCTTCGTCGGCAGCTTTCTAAACGTGTGCATCTATCGAATTCCGCGGGGGCTTTCCATCGTCTGGCCGGGGTCCTTTTGTCCGGGATGCCATCTGGCCATCCCCGCCTACGACAATGTACCGGTGCTGGGCTGGTTGTGGCTCCGCGGGCAGTGCCGTCGATGCGGCCGCCACATCCCCGTCCGTTACCCGATCGTTGAGGCGATGGCGGGCCTTCTCGCGGCCGGCCTCTTTGCGCAAAACGGCCTGTCGTCGACGACTCTCCTCCATTTCGTTTTCGCCTGCTCCCTTATTGTGGTGACGTTTATCGATGTCGACTTCCAGATCATCCCCGACCGAATCAGCCTGGGGGGAACGATTGTCTTCCTGCTCACATCGTCCTTCGTCCAGACGGACGTCGGCTGGCAGAGCGCGGTGATCGGCGCGCTCTTCGGGTCGGGTCTCCTCTTCGCGGTGGCGTTTGGATACGCGAAAGTGGCGAAGCGCGAGGGACTCGGGGGAGGGGATGTCAAGCTCCTGGCCATGATTGGGGCCTTCTTCGGGTGGAAGGGCGTGCTCCCGACCCTGTTCGTGGGGGCCCTCATGGGATCGCTGGTCGGTGTGGCCCTGATGATACTGAAAAAGGCCGACCGAAAAACGGCCATTCCCTTCGGGCCGTTTCTCGCCCTGGGGGCGCTGACCTACCTATTCTTCGGGGACGTGTTCAATGAATTCCTGTTTCCTTGGAGGGGAGGATTGTGA
- a CDS encoding Eco57I restriction-modification methylase domain-containing protein, giving the protein MNEASKLVLDLELTHHDVQPLSSPDAVAALFTRLGYDTSGRTKQTAANLGITAEGATRPIKNIELIASQEGGLFQVYLLELSSVNISHTRTLARAFRNRAGNYLLVLTSDYERLDFVILEKYLPPDTQEPAGIGQKQVGIRPRILTVDRLKPERVHLRVLRRFTWTESDAFAQYDKLLGAYATADWSEDHFNNRAIFSDYYLLKRLPDLSSAWKEDPKPVYLRLRTLYQGAADRFVNKSESVLRKELVVPVLDALGFKCAEGKRSGSPVSEADYRLHSPDDPKTLLAGCLVYPWARSLDGKDDRRDKETPEENPGAVVVSLLEEGESPWVIVTNGKLWRLYSQKTHSRATNYYEIDLDEVLAESGPRSGDFADSFRYFWAVFRRSAFEKQEMEREGKKVHLSLLDRLVVESEEYAKELGERLKTRVFEDVFPHLASGFIHSIREQVDPKSAFTEETLDRIFQGTLTPLYRILFLLYAEARDLLPVREVRGYFESSLTKLKKEIAESGGKIEDESAKNLGKAFRQDSYGLYDRLLRLFRVVDEGEPAMNVPMYNGGLFLTKPDKDDETPEAQSARFLNTAKVADAFLAPALDRLSRDADPKLLELVFIDYKSLGVRQLGSIYEGLLEFKLRIAGEKLAIVKEKNREFYVPFEELDANAKEKAEKQERIVRKGQSYLENNKRERKATGSYYTPDYIVKYIVEHAIGPVFKEKFEAMRPKLREAQQARQAFFKKQEALGKQGIKPEPASKADLVGQELVDELFNIKVLDPAMGSGHFLVEAVDFITDKTLDFLNAFPWNPVAAYLERMRNTIFSEMDERGISIDRGRLTDVNLLKRHVLKRCIYGVDLNPMAVELAKVSLWLDCFTLGAPLSFLDHHLRCGNSLIGVSEKDLQDVQKGQLNLLGGTQFAGVKAAAGAMIQVGALPDVTSAQTRESRKQYNLAVEYLAPFKRLFDAYASQWFGNEPVASGKGKKKVVHNRVEEFLRDRTAPEWSLKPDKAKLSPENKKLLEAALRASEEKRFFHWEIEFPEVFYGPRPGTQQTIERLEGAGFDAVVGNPPYVRQEGLGQDKPFYEVCYKDVYSGVADVYVYFYSRGLGLCRVGGRFGMITSNKYLRAGYGEALRKYLKKQSVEKIIDFRDLPLFPEATAYPLVLIAQKENPVEGHQVKTLSVETMGEAENVKETVETRGVPILIRTLRDEGWTLQRPEVLKLLEKIRAGGRPLREVIGDKFYYGIKTGYNEAFVIDGAKRQKLIAADPKSDQIIKPFLRGRDIKRWRVEWAGLYLIFTRRGIDINSYPAVKEHLLPFKKRLTPGVPGGRKPGSYKWYEIQDSIDYYAEFGRPTIRYQVIATYQQFAFTSKPFLSNDKTWIVPSGDLTLLAVLNSRVAWWFLDKVAAKLEGGAYELRSTYVGEIPIPAFPERDRERLAGLVAEVSEKKRDAKEIEREIDRTVCRLYGLTDGEIAIVEGSK; this is encoded by the coding sequence GTGAATGAAGCGTCGAAACTCGTTCTTGACCTTGAACTGACCCACCACGACGTTCAGCCGCTATCATCCCCGGATGCAGTAGCCGCGCTCTTCACCAGGCTTGGCTACGATACCTCGGGTCGGACAAAACAGACCGCTGCGAATTTGGGAATTACCGCGGAGGGAGCCACACGGCCGATCAAGAACATCGAACTGATCGCAAGTCAGGAGGGTGGTCTGTTTCAGGTGTATCTGCTCGAACTGTCAAGTGTCAATATCTCCCACACGCGTACGCTGGCCCGCGCCTTCCGCAACAGGGCCGGGAACTACCTGCTGGTTTTGACGAGCGACTATGAACGGCTCGATTTCGTTATCCTGGAAAAATACCTCCCACCGGACACGCAGGAACCCGCCGGAATCGGCCAGAAACAGGTGGGCATCCGCCCAAGGATTCTTACGGTTGATCGGCTAAAGCCCGAGAGGGTTCATCTCAGAGTCCTCCGACGCTTCACGTGGACGGAGAGCGACGCCTTCGCCCAATACGACAAGCTCCTCGGAGCCTACGCCACCGCGGACTGGTCGGAGGACCATTTCAACAACCGTGCGATCTTCTCCGACTACTACCTCCTCAAACGGCTGCCCGACTTGTCTTCCGCATGGAAAGAGGATCCGAAACCGGTCTATCTGCGCCTGCGAACTCTCTACCAGGGTGCGGCCGACCGGTTCGTCAATAAGAGCGAGTCGGTTCTACGGAAGGAGCTTGTGGTGCCGGTCTTGGATGCCCTGGGCTTCAAGTGCGCCGAGGGAAAGCGCTCCGGAAGCCCGGTTTCAGAGGCGGACTATCGCCTCCATTCTCCAGACGATCCGAAGACTCTTCTCGCGGGATGCCTCGTCTATCCGTGGGCGAGATCGCTGGACGGTAAGGATGACAGGCGCGACAAGGAGACCCCCGAAGAGAATCCAGGCGCCGTCGTCGTGAGCTTGCTTGAAGAGGGGGAGTCGCCGTGGGTCATCGTGACGAACGGGAAGCTTTGGCGGCTCTATTCCCAGAAAACGCATTCAAGGGCGACCAACTACTACGAGATCGACCTCGATGAGGTGCTGGCCGAGTCGGGTCCTCGATCCGGCGATTTCGCGGATTCGTTCAGGTATTTCTGGGCGGTCTTCCGTCGATCCGCATTCGAGAAGCAGGAAATGGAACGCGAGGGGAAGAAGGTTCACCTATCCCTCCTGGACCGTCTTGTGGTCGAAAGCGAGGAGTACGCGAAAGAACTGGGAGAGCGGCTAAAGACACGGGTATTTGAGGATGTCTTTCCGCATTTGGCATCCGGATTCATCCATTCCATTCGCGAACAGGTCGACCCCAAGTCCGCGTTCACCGAAGAGACGCTCGACCGGATTTTTCAGGGGACGCTCACGCCTCTGTACCGGATTCTTTTCCTTCTCTATGCGGAGGCGAGAGATTTGTTGCCGGTCAGAGAAGTCAGAGGATACTTCGAATCCAGCCTGACGAAGCTCAAGAAGGAGATCGCCGAGTCAGGCGGAAAGATTGAGGACGAATCCGCGAAGAACCTGGGAAAAGCCTTCAGGCAGGATTCCTATGGTCTGTACGATCGTCTGCTGAGATTGTTCAGGGTCGTGGACGAGGGCGAACCCGCAATGAATGTCCCGATGTACAACGGCGGCCTGTTCCTGACGAAGCCCGACAAGGACGACGAAACGCCGGAAGCCCAGTCCGCACGATTCCTCAACACCGCCAAAGTGGCGGATGCGTTCCTCGCCCCCGCGCTGGACCGCCTGTCGAGGGATGCCGATCCGAAGCTGCTTGAGCTTGTATTCATCGACTACAAGTCGCTCGGCGTCCGCCAACTCGGTTCGATTTATGAGGGTCTGCTGGAATTCAAGCTTCGGATTGCCGGCGAGAAACTCGCGATCGTCAAAGAAAAGAACCGGGAATTCTATGTTCCCTTCGAGGAACTGGATGCCAACGCGAAGGAGAAGGCCGAGAAACAGGAACGCATTGTCAGGAAGGGGCAGTCCTACCTTGAGAATAACAAACGGGAACGGAAGGCTACGGGGTCCTACTACACGCCGGACTACATCGTGAAATACATCGTCGAACACGCCATCGGTCCCGTTTTCAAGGAGAAATTCGAGGCCATGCGGCCGAAACTCCGCGAAGCCCAGCAGGCGCGACAAGCCTTCTTTAAGAAACAGGAGGCCCTGGGGAAGCAAGGCATCAAGCCTGAGCCGGCGAGCAAGGCAGATCTCGTTGGGCAAGAACTGGTGGACGAGCTTTTCAATATCAAGGTACTCGACCCCGCGATGGGCTCCGGACATTTCCTTGTGGAGGCCGTGGACTTCATCACGGACAAAACACTCGATTTTCTGAATGCCTTCCCGTGGAATCCCGTCGCCGCCTATCTGGAGCGGATGCGCAATACGATCTTTTCCGAGATGGATGAACGGGGCATCTCGATCGACCGGGGGCGGCTTACGGACGTGAATCTGCTGAAACGGCACGTCCTGAAACGGTGCATTTACGGAGTGGACCTCAACCCCATGGCGGTCGAATTGGCCAAGGTTTCCCTCTGGCTCGACTGTTTCACGCTTGGCGCTCCGCTGTCGTTCCTGGACCATCACCTCCGTTGCGGGAACTCGCTGATCGGTGTTTCTGAAAAAGACCTCCAGGACGTCCAGAAGGGCCAGTTGAATCTGCTGGGCGGCACCCAGTTCGCAGGCGTCAAGGCCGCTGCCGGGGCCATGATTCAAGTGGGTGCGCTGCCGGATGTCACATCCGCTCAGACGCGAGAGTCTCGTAAGCAATACAATCTGGCCGTAGAGTATCTTGCGCCCTTCAAGAGGTTGTTCGACGCGTACGCGAGCCAGTGGTTCGGGAATGAACCGGTTGCGTCAGGAAAGGGAAAGAAGAAGGTCGTTCACAATCGAGTCGAGGAGTTCCTTCGGGACCGGACGGCGCCGGAGTGGTCCCTGAAGCCCGACAAGGCGAAGCTGTCCCCTGAAAACAAGAAACTCCTGGAGGCTGCGTTGCGGGCCTCTGAGGAAAAGCGGTTCTTCCATTGGGAGATCGAGTTCCCGGAGGTCTTCTATGGCCCGCGCCCGGGGACCCAGCAGACCATCGAGCGTTTGGAAGGCGCCGGATTCGACGCCGTAGTCGGAAATCCACCGTACGTCCGGCAGGAAGGGCTGGGACAGGACAAACCGTTTTATGAAGTCTGCTACAAGGATGTTTACTCCGGAGTTGCGGACGTCTATGTGTATTTCTACTCTCGGGGTCTTGGCCTGTGCCGGGTGGGAGGGCGGTTTGGAATGATCACCTCCAACAAGTATTTGAGGGCCGGCTACGGAGAAGCTTTGCGAAAATATCTGAAGAAGCAGTCCGTCGAAAAGATCATCGATTTCCGGGATCTGCCGCTCTTCCCGGAGGCGACGGCGTACCCATTGGTTCTAATCGCCCAGAAAGAAAATCCAGTGGAAGGCCATCAAGTGAAAACGCTTTCCGTGGAAACGATGGGAGAGGCCGAAAACGTGAAGGAAACGGTCGAGACGCGGGGGGTGCCCATCCTCATTCGGACTCTTCGTGACGAGGGATGGACCCTCCAGAGGCCGGAAGTGCTGAAACTCTTGGAGAAGATTCGGGCGGGCGGGAGGCCGTTGCGGGAGGTGATCGGGGACAAATTCTACTATGGCATCAAGACCGGCTACAACGAGGCGTTCGTGATCGACGGGGCGAAGCGTCAGAAGTTGATTGCCGCGGATCCCAAGAGCGATCAGATCATCAAGCCTTTCCTGCGGGGCCGTGACATCAAACGCTGGCGCGTCGAATGGGCGGGGTTGTACTTGATCTTTACGAGGCGCGGGATTGACATCAACAGCTACCCGGCAGTCAAGGAGCACCTTCTCCCGTTCAAGAAACGCCTTACGCCTGGGGTGCCGGGCGGCAGAAAGCCGGGTTCATACAAATGGTACGAAATCCAGGACAGCATCGACTACTACGCCGAATTCGGGAGGCCGACGATTCGATACCAAGTCATCGCAACCTATCAGCAATTCGCTTTCACGTCGAAGCCCTTCCTGTCCAACGACAAGACCTGGATCGTACCTTCCGGGGATTTGACCCTTCTGGCGGTCCTTAATTCGCGAGTTGCGTGGTGGTTCCTCGACAAGGTCGCCGCCAAGCTCGAAGGCGGGGCTTACGAACTGCGATCCACATACGTTGGTGAAATACCGATTCCTGCCTTCCCAGAGCGGGACCGCGAAAGGTTGGCAGGGCTGGTAGCCGAAGTATCCGAAAAGAAGCGAGATGCGAAGGAAATCGAGAGGGAGATTGATCGGACTGTTTGTCGCCTCTACGGCCTCACCGATGGCGAAATCGCCATCGTGGAAGGATCAAAGTGA
- a CDS encoding acetyl-CoA C-acetyltransferase: MATNTEVYIVSSARTPIGSFQGKLAAVSAPKLGSTAIKAALERGGVKPSDVKFCVMGNVLQAGEGQAPARQAALGAGIPDSVPALTINKVCGSGLEAVILATRSMMMGEVDLAVAGGMESMTQAPYLMKEGRSGFRMGHGQVLDSMISDGLWDPYNNVHMGTCAEACSAKYEVSREEQDKFAAESYTRAQKASEGGKFKAEIVPVEIKSRKETLVVDTDEEPFRGDVKKLGTLRPAFQENGTVTAGNASSINDGGAAVILATQEKVKELGLKPTARIVNWGYAAQEPKWFTTAPVPAIQSAIKRSGLNLDDIDLFEINEAFAVVTIVAAKQLGLKLDRVNVNGGAVALGHPIGASGSRILSTLLHALKDRKLKRGLASLCIGGGEGIALTVEMLE, encoded by the coding sequence ATGGCAACCAACACTGAAGTTTATATCGTCTCGTCTGCAAGAACACCGATCGGAAGTTTTCAGGGGAAATTGGCGGCGGTCTCCGCACCAAAGCTGGGGAGTACCGCCATCAAAGCCGCGCTCGAGCGCGGAGGCGTGAAACCCTCGGACGTGAAATTCTGCGTCATGGGCAATGTGCTCCAGGCGGGCGAGGGTCAAGCCCCGGCCCGGCAGGCCGCGCTGGGGGCCGGAATCCCGGACTCTGTTCCGGCCTTGACGATCAACAAAGTCTGCGGCTCAGGGCTTGAAGCGGTCATCTTGGCGACCCGTTCCATGATGATGGGCGAGGTGGATCTCGCCGTGGCCGGCGGCATGGAGAGCATGACGCAGGCGCCTTATCTGATGAAGGAGGGGCGTTCCGGTTTCCGAATGGGCCACGGTCAGGTTTTGGATTCGATGATTTCCGATGGACTGTGGGATCCGTACAACAACGTCCATATGGGCACCTGCGCGGAAGCGTGCAGCGCCAAGTATGAAGTATCGCGCGAGGAGCAGGACAAGTTCGCCGCCGAATCCTACACGCGGGCCCAGAAGGCCTCGGAAGGCGGAAAATTCAAGGCCGAGATCGTGCCGGTCGAGATCAAGAGCCGAAAGGAAACCCTCGTCGTGGATACGGATGAAGAACCCTTCCGGGGGGACGTCAAGAAATTGGGGACCCTTCGTCCGGCCTTCCAGGAAAACGGGACCGTGACCGCCGGGAACGCCTCCAGCATCAACGATGGGGGCGCGGCTGTGATCCTGGCCACCCAAGAGAAGGTCAAGGAGCTGGGGCTGAAGCCCACGGCCCGGATCGTCAATTGGGGGTACGCCGCGCAGGAGCCCAAGTGGTTCACCACGGCGCCGGTTCCCGCCATCCAGAGCGCGATCAAACGGAGCGGGCTGAATTTGGATGACATTGACCTATTCGAAATCAATGAAGCGTTCGCCGTGGTGACCATTGTCGCCGCGAAGCAGCTCGGTCTGAAGCTGGATCGGGTGAATGTCAACGGCGGCGCCGTGGCCCTCGGCCATCCGATTGGAGCCAGCGGGTCACGAATCCTGTCCACCCTGCTGCACGCGCTGAAGGACCGGAAGCTCAAGCGAGGATTGGCCAGCCTCTGCATCGGCGGCGGTGAGGGAATCGCCCTGACCGTTGAGATGCTCGAGTAG
- a CDS encoding sigma-54-dependent Fis family transcriptional regulator: protein MKILVVDDESNYRTLIQEALTPQGYRVKVAGSVKEAIGQLEEETFDFTLCDLRMPQEDGMDFLKRVREKGYQTTVIITTAYGNNDLALDAMRNGAYDYLSKPFRPEELVLVLKKAEERERLKRDLPWAKPDPKAKSGFQNIVSKNPEMQKVFDVIKKVADYKSTVLLHGESGTGKELVARAIHYSGERAGRPFVAVNCGAIPETLLESELFGYVKGAFTGAGKSKNGLFEEAHGGTLFLDEVGEIPLYLQVKLLRALQEGEIRRVGDTQPVHVDVRVIAATARVLLEDVSKGRFRQDLFYRLNVIPLTLPPLRERKEDIPMLVNHFLEKYAHLANDKQKQVSSQAMEFLQKYHWPGNVRELENSIERALVLSEQKIVGPQHLPPAIRDYNPDKDITEIRETVSLKIATEILEKDLIAKALKMTRGNKSRASKLLEISVRTLMYKMRQHGIQS from the coding sequence ATGAAGATTCTCGTCGTAGATGATGAATCCAACTATCGGACCCTCATCCAGGAGGCGCTCACGCCCCAGGGATATCGGGTCAAGGTGGCGGGCTCCGTCAAGGAAGCCATCGGCCAGTTGGAGGAGGAAACGTTCGATTTCACGCTCTGCGATCTCCGCATGCCGCAGGAAGACGGCATGGACTTCCTCAAACGCGTCCGCGAGAAGGGATACCAGACGACCGTGATCATCACGACCGCGTACGGGAACAACGATCTGGCCCTCGATGCCATGCGGAACGGCGCCTACGACTACCTGTCCAAGCCGTTCCGCCCGGAGGAGTTGGTGCTCGTCTTGAAAAAGGCGGAGGAGCGCGAGCGCCTCAAACGCGATCTGCCGTGGGCCAAACCGGACCCCAAGGCAAAGTCGGGATTCCAGAACATCGTCTCGAAGAACCCGGAAATGCAGAAGGTGTTCGACGTGATCAAGAAGGTGGCGGACTACAAGAGCACGGTTCTCCTCCACGGCGAAAGCGGCACGGGCAAGGAACTGGTGGCCCGGGCGATCCATTACTCGGGCGAAAGAGCGGGGCGCCCATTCGTGGCCGTGAACTGCGGAGCGATCCCGGAAACGCTGCTTGAGAGCGAACTGTTCGGCTACGTCAAAGGGGCATTCACCGGGGCGGGGAAGTCGAAAAACGGTCTGTTCGAAGAGGCCCATGGAGGCACGCTGTTTCTCGATGAAGTGGGAGAAATCCCTCTATACCTTCAGGTCAAGTTGCTCCGGGCGCTCCAGGAAGGCGAGATCCGCCGCGTGGGCGATACCCAACCCGTTCACGTGGACGTGCGTGTCATCGCGGCCACAGCGAGAGTCCTGCTGGAGGATGTGTCGAAGGGCCGATTTCGACAGGATCTGTTCTACCGGCTCAATGTTATTCCGCTCACACTGCCCCCCCTGCGGGAGAGAAAAGAAGACATCCCGATGCTCGTGAATCATTTCTTGGAGAAGTACGCCCATCTGGCGAACGACAAGCAGAAACAGGTGAGCTCGCAGGCGATGGAATTTCTCCAGAAGTACCACTGGCCGGGAAACGTGCGCGAGCTGGAGAACTCGATCGAGCGCGCGCTGGTGCTGTCGGAGCAGAAGATCGTGGGGCCGCAGCACCTTCCACCGGCCATTCGCGACTACAATCCGGACAAGGACATCACGGAAATCCGGGAAACGGTGTCGCTGAAGATCGCGACGGAGATATTGGAAAAGGATCTGATCGCCAAGGCGCTCAAGATGACCCGCGGGAATAAGAGCCGTGCATCGAAGCTCCTGGAGATCAGCGTGAGAACACTCATGTACAAAATGCGCCAGCACGGAATCCAGAGCTAG
- the gmd gene encoding GDP-mannose 4,6-dehydratase: protein MERPFRKGGWEVKRALITGITGQDGSYLAELLLEKGYKVFGMVRRTSTEKFDRIQHFMDKLELVQGDLTDQSSLDEAVRNHKPDEVYNLGSQSFVPTSFNQPVLTAEITGLGPVRVLEAIRRMKPDTKFYQASSSEMFGNTKEVPQRETTSFYPRSPYGIAKVYAHWITVNYRESYNLFASSGILFNHESPRRGIEFVTRKITNMVAKIKLGLAEKLPLGNLEAKRDWGFAGDYVDAMWRMLQQPGPSDFVVATGRSRSVQEFVEIAFSSVGLDWKKHVVQDPKLFRPADVDHLIGDASRAREKLGWKPNVSFEEMVRMMVENDLRQLNRS from the coding sequence ATGGAACGTCCGTTCCGGAAGGGAGGATGGGAGGTGAAACGAGCCTTGATCACCGGCATTACCGGACAGGACGGTTCCTATCTCGCGGAACTGCTCCTCGAGAAAGGCTACAAGGTCTTCGGCATGGTCCGGCGGACCAGTACGGAGAAATTCGATCGCATCCAGCACTTTATGGACAAGCTGGAGCTGGTCCAGGGCGATCTGACCGACCAGAGTTCTCTGGACGAGGCGGTTCGGAACCACAAACCGGACGAAGTATACAATCTGGGTTCGCAGTCCTTTGTACCGACCTCTTTCAACCAGCCGGTCCTGACGGCGGAGATCACGGGGCTGGGGCCGGTTCGCGTGCTTGAGGCGATCCGACGAATGAAGCCCGATACGAAATTTTATCAGGCGTCCTCGAGCGAGATGTTCGGCAACACGAAGGAAGTTCCCCAAAGGGAAACCACCAGTTTCTATCCGCGCAGTCCGTACGGAATCGCGAAAGTCTATGCGCACTGGATCACGGTCAACTACCGGGAGAGCTACAATCTCTTTGCCTCGTCCGGTATTCTGTTCAATCATGAGTCGCCGCGGCGGGGTATCGAGTTCGTCACGAGGAAAATTACGAACATGGTCGCAAAGATCAAGCTCGGTCTGGCCGAGAAGCTGCCCCTGGGAAATCTGGAGGCGAAGCGCGATTGGGGTTTTGCCGGCGACTATGTGGACGCCATGTGGAGGATGCTCCAGCAGCCTGGTCCTTCGGACTTTGTGGTGGCTACGGGCCGGTCGCGGAGCGTGCAGGAGTTCGTGGAGATTGCCTTCTCTTCGGTGGGCCTGGATTGGAAGAAACACGTGGTGCAGGACCCCAAGCTGTTCCGACCGGCGGATGTGGACCATCTCATCGGCGATGCCTCGCGGGCGCGGGAGAAGCTCGGCTGGAAACCGAACGTGTCCTTTGAGGAAATGGTTCGGATGATGGTGGAGAATGATCTCCGCCAATTGAATCGGTCCTGA